A genomic segment from Alteribacillus bidgolensis encodes:
- a CDS encoding small multi-drug export protein has protein sequence MLEVIGWYISIFLMAATPWLELLVVIPIGIGAGLNPVIVGVIAFLGNALPVFLLIYGMDGIREMKWIKKWKERARFRHDVQQSADKEKLAKKQARKEKMQRVFDKYGVAGLALAGPGITGIHLATIFAMAFNAKKRKVVLWMNVSLALWTLGMTAASFYGIEWLANLFG, from the coding sequence ATGCTAGAAGTTATCGGTTGGTATATAAGTATATTTTTAATGGCAGCTACGCCTTGGCTCGAACTATTAGTAGTAATCCCTATCGGAATAGGAGCGGGATTAAATCCTGTGATCGTTGGTGTAATTGCCTTCCTTGGAAATGCTTTACCCGTTTTTTTATTAATTTACGGTATGGATGGCATACGTGAAATGAAATGGATAAAAAAATGGAAAGAACGGGCACGGTTTAGGCATGATGTTCAGCAAAGCGCAGATAAAGAAAAGCTTGCTAAAAAACAAGCGAGGAAAGAAAAAATGCAGCGTGTATTTGATAAGTACGGCGTAGCAGGGCTTGCGCTTGCTGGTCCCGGGATAACAGGTATCCACTTGGCGACCATTTTTGCAATGGCTTTTAATGCAAAGAAAAGAAAGGTTGTATTGTGGATGAATGTCAGCCTTGCCCTATGGACATTAGGAATGACTGCTGCTTCTTTTTACGGTATTGAATGGCTTGCGAATCTGTTTGGATAA
- the msrA gene encoding peptide-methionine (S)-S-oxide reductase MsrA has protein sequence MHGILFLQKGVLFVKDDTQYQKATFAGGCFWCMVKPFDEMEGIVSVISGYTGGNVENPTYEDVKTGQTGHYEAIQITFDPYLFPYDKLLELYWPQVDPTDDEGQFHDRGPQYRTAIFYHNELQKDLAEKSRQEIKDSGRFQKPIVTKILPAAVFYPAEEYHQDFYKKNEKDYKKDREQSGRDEFIQTYWNS, from the coding sequence ATGCATGGTATACTTTTTTTACAGAAAGGAGTTTTGTTCGTGAAAGATGATACACAATACCAGAAAGCTACTTTTGCTGGAGGATGTTTCTGGTGCATGGTTAAACCGTTTGATGAAATGGAAGGAATCGTTAGTGTCATTTCTGGTTACACAGGTGGAAATGTTGAAAACCCAACGTACGAAGATGTAAAAACAGGCCAGACCGGTCATTATGAAGCTATACAAATTACTTTTGATCCCTACTTGTTTCCCTATGACAAACTTTTGGAATTGTATTGGCCTCAAGTTGATCCTACTGATGACGAAGGTCAGTTTCACGACCGAGGGCCTCAATATAGAACAGCCATTTTTTATCACAATGAGCTGCAGAAAGATTTAGCAGAAAAATCTCGACAAGAAATAAAAGACAGCGGCCGTTTTCAAAAACCGATCGTCACAAAAATTTTACCCGCTGCAGTATTTTACCCAGCTGAGGAATATCATCAGGATTTCTATAAAAAAAATGAAAAAGATTATAAAAAAGACCGAGAGCAATCTGGACGAGATGAATTTATCCAGACGTATTGGAATTCTTGA
- a CDS encoding YbjQ family protein, with translation MIIVSTEKVAGSEVKEALGVVKGNTVRAKHLGKDIAGSLRGLVGGKMKEYEEMFLEAREYAEKEMIEEAKKLGADAVVSVRYSSSSIMNGTSEVMVYGTAVTLKK, from the coding sequence ATGATAATTGTTAGTACGGAAAAAGTAGCAGGTAGTGAGGTAAAGGAAGCTTTAGGAGTAGTAAAAGGTAATACGGTAAGAGCTAAACACCTTGGCAAAGATATTGCAGGAAGTTTACGAGGACTGGTTGGCGGAAAGATGAAAGAGTATGAAGAAATGTTTTTAGAAGCAAGAGAATATGCTGAAAAAGAAATGATAGAAGAAGCAAAAAAGCTGGGAGCTGATGCAGTTGTCAGTGTACGTTACTCTTCTTCTTCTATTATGAACGGTACTTCTGAAGTGATGGTTTACGGTACTGCTGTAACGTTAAAAAAATAG
- a CDS encoding TetR/AcrR family transcriptional regulator yields MTVDKIKKTALELFAENGYDGTSLSDIAKRVGIKKPSLYNHFDNKEALYFATIEDVFRAYVDYVNESLADIKVKTVKTKLKQALISTAQFLSSDDIGMMYMRVLMFPPMDLRENIVKRFELWEGETDEIYIQLFEEGIKNNEIQSGDIQIYLQAFYTLLDGISTDMFIYSKEKVDAKLEAGWMVFWNGISVRK; encoded by the coding sequence ATGACAGTAGATAAAATTAAAAAAACCGCTTTAGAATTATTTGCCGAAAATGGTTATGATGGAACAAGTCTGTCAGATATAGCAAAGCGAGTAGGGATTAAAAAGCCGTCATTATACAATCATTTTGATAACAAAGAAGCACTGTATTTCGCCACGATAGAAGATGTATTTCGCGCCTATGTAGACTATGTTAATGAGTCCTTAGCTGATATAAAAGTAAAGACAGTAAAAACAAAATTAAAACAAGCACTTATATCAACAGCACAATTTTTAAGCTCTGACGATATAGGCATGATGTACATGAGAGTATTGATGTTCCCGCCAATGGACCTTAGAGAAAATATCGTGAAACGCTTTGAATTATGGGAAGGCGAAACGGATGAAATCTATATTCAGTTATTTGAAGAAGGTATTAAAAACAATGAAATTCAATCAGGAGATATACAAATATATTTGCAGGCTTTTTATACATTACTTGATGGAATTTCTACAGACATGTTTATCTATTCAAAAGAAAAAGTGGACGCCAAACTAGAAGCTGGCTGGATGGTGTTTTGGAATGGGATAAGTGTTAGAAAGTAG
- the yhbH gene encoding sporulation protein YhbH: MSGNGKHNFIVSRENWSLHRKGYQDQRRHQEKVQEAVKQNLPDLISEENIIMSNGKDVIRIPIRSVDEYKIRYNMDNNKYTGQGDGDSKEGDVIAREPGGGKEQKGASGKKPGDKAGEDYYEAEVSILELEELLFREMTLPNLQQKEKDEIVVEDIEFNDIRKQGLMGNIDKRRTILSAFKRNALKGKPNINPIYNEDLRFKTWNEKVKPESKAVVLAMMDTSGSMGRWEKFMARSFFFWMVRFLRTKYETVDIEFIAHHTEAKIVSEEDFFSKGESGGTICSSAYEKALETIDKNYSPVLYNIYPFHFSDGDNLTSDNHKCLRLMNELMELSSMVGYAEVNQYQRHSTLMQAYRKINDARFRHYILKQKGDVFHALKWFFSKEEPEYV, encoded by the coding sequence ATGTCAGGAAATGGTAAGCATAATTTCATAGTGTCTCGAGAGAACTGGTCCCTTCATCGAAAAGGTTATCAAGATCAAAGACGTCATCAGGAAAAAGTGCAGGAAGCTGTGAAACAAAATTTACCGGACCTCATTTCAGAGGAAAATATCATTATGTCCAATGGTAAAGATGTAATCCGTATTCCTATTCGCTCTGTGGATGAATATAAAATTCGTTATAATATGGACAATAACAAATATACAGGTCAAGGTGATGGAGACAGTAAAGAAGGAGACGTCATCGCAAGGGAACCTGGAGGAGGAAAAGAGCAAAAAGGAGCTTCAGGGAAAAAGCCAGGTGACAAAGCAGGGGAAGATTATTATGAAGCTGAAGTATCTATTTTAGAATTAGAAGAACTGTTATTCCGTGAAATGACTTTACCTAACTTGCAGCAAAAAGAGAAGGACGAAATAGTAGTAGAAGATATAGAATTTAATGACATACGTAAACAGGGGTTAATGGGCAATATTGATAAACGTCGCACCATTTTATCCGCATTTAAGAGAAATGCATTAAAAGGCAAACCTAATATTAATCCTATTTACAATGAAGATCTTCGTTTTAAAACATGGAATGAAAAAGTAAAACCAGAGTCTAAGGCGGTTGTCCTTGCTATGATGGATACCTCAGGCTCTATGGGACGATGGGAAAAATTTATGGCAAGAAGTTTTTTCTTTTGGATGGTTCGATTTCTAAGAACGAAATATGAGACAGTGGATATCGAATTTATTGCACATCACACTGAAGCAAAAATTGTAAGTGAAGAAGACTTCTTTTCAAAAGGCGAAAGTGGGGGAACTATTTGTTCTTCTGCTTACGAAAAAGCACTTGAAACGATTGATAAAAATTATTCTCCAGTTCTTTATAATATTTATCCTTTTCATTTTTCAGATGGAGACAATTTAACCTCTGACAATCATAAATGTTTACGGTTAATGAATGAATTAATGGAATTGTCCAGCATGGTAGGTTATGCGGAAGTAAATCAATATCAGCGTCACTCCACGTTGATGCAAGCGTACAGAAAAATTAATGATGCTCGCTTCCGTCATTATATTCTCAAGCAAAAAGGCGATGTCTTTCATGCTTTAAAATGGTTTTTTTCTAAAGAAGAGCCAGAATACGTTTAA